One window of the Chryseotalea sp. WA131a genome contains the following:
- a CDS encoding ABC transporter permease, translated as MFQSYFKIGWRNLLHNKGFSFINVFGLAIGMTACVLIMLYVVDEMSYDKHHKDGDRVYRIASEVKGEKYVAVSAPMVEGLKKDFPEVEQSTRLLRFPGADKMLLKEEKSQKQFFEINAFYVDSTFLQVFTYDLKFGDINALNEPNTIILSEEIAAKFFENENPIDQVLKITLPFGDFNYTVKGVFRTNKKSHIPANMLLSMNNSDVGGWVKNLHNWANNNVFHTYVKLKQGTDPMHFESKLTKFLERNGGEDFKAAGFSKSLFIQPLPDIYLHSDYGFEVAPNGSIKYLYIFFSIAVFLLLIACINFMNLSTARSERRAKEVGLRKVIGAEKHALISQFLTESILMSVLALLLAFLLIQLTIPIFNQLINKQLSLIQLPNVYFWLVGLTIITGLSAGLYPAFYLSSFKPVTVLKGKLVNTFSGVMIRKGLVVFQFTISIVLILGAILIGDQMRFLANTNLGFNKNQKIVLPIQTAEANKNAEVIKTDLLTNSQIIAATHASSYPGIENINDMLFYAEGKSIHEIVDISLCNAGNDYIETLDIELLHGRGFSKEFTSDDSAAVVLNEAAIKQLGYTEANSVGKNIYFEWQGKKFTMNIIGVVKDYHFQSLHQEIKPMALTVSPIFGSPPMSYLILDTNTTDYANLIVLLEKTWKKINSDSPFAYSFLDEDFQKSYEKEELTLTLIRYFTLIAIVIACLGLFGLASFTAEQRVKEIGIRKVLGSSVSQIVMLLSKDFLKLVVISFIIASPIGYYVMMQWLQGFAYHVNVSWWIFALAGTSALLIALFTIGFQSVRAAFANPVNSLKSE; from the coding sequence ATGTTTCAAAGCTATTTTAAAATTGGATGGCGGAATTTATTACACAACAAAGGTTTCTCTTTCATCAATGTTTTTGGCTTGGCCATTGGCATGACGGCTTGCGTGCTCATTATGCTTTACGTGGTGGATGAGATGAGCTATGATAAGCACCATAAAGATGGTGACCGCGTTTATCGCATTGCTTCAGAAGTAAAAGGGGAAAAGTATGTAGCTGTTTCCGCCCCGATGGTAGAAGGCCTGAAAAAGGATTTTCCAGAAGTAGAACAATCAACTCGTTTACTAAGATTCCCTGGAGCGGATAAAATGCTGCTCAAAGAAGAAAAGAGTCAGAAACAATTTTTTGAAATCAACGCGTTTTATGTTGACTCTACTTTCTTGCAAGTTTTTACATACGATCTTAAATTCGGTGATATCAACGCATTGAATGAACCCAACACCATTATTCTTTCGGAGGAGATTGCCGCAAAATTCTTTGAAAATGAAAACCCTATAGACCAAGTGTTGAAAATAACGCTTCCTTTCGGGGATTTTAACTATACTGTAAAAGGCGTATTTAGAACGAATAAGAAGTCGCATATTCCAGCCAACATGTTGCTATCTATGAATAACAGCGATGTAGGTGGCTGGGTTAAAAATCTGCATAACTGGGCTAACAATAACGTCTTTCACACTTACGTGAAATTGAAGCAAGGAACAGACCCAATGCATTTTGAAAGCAAACTCACTAAATTTTTAGAGCGTAATGGTGGAGAAGATTTTAAGGCAGCAGGGTTCAGCAAATCGCTGTTTATTCAGCCCCTTCCTGATATTTATCTTCATTCGGATTATGGATTTGAAGTGGCTCCGAATGGCAGTATAAAATATCTCTACATATTTTTTTCGATTGCGGTTTTCTTACTGCTGATTGCCTGTATCAACTTTATGAATTTAAGTACCGCTAGAAGCGAGCGCAGGGCGAAAGAGGTTGGTCTACGAAAAGTAATAGGCGCTGAGAAGCACGCGTTGATAAGCCAGTTCCTAACCGAATCAATACTCATGAGCGTATTGGCCTTACTCCTGGCGTTTTTACTAATTCAACTTACCATTCCCATTTTCAATCAGCTTATCAACAAACAATTGTCGCTGATACAATTGCCCAACGTTTATTTTTGGTTGGTCGGTTTAACTATTATAACTGGTTTGTCGGCTGGGCTTTATCCGGCCTTCTATCTTTCTTCTTTCAAACCAGTAACAGTACTGAAGGGAAAATTAGTGAATACGTTTTCTGGTGTGATGATTAGAAAGGGCTTAGTCGTCTTTCAATTCACTATTTCAATTGTATTAATTCTCGGTGCTATTTTAATTGGAGATCAAATGAGGTTTTTAGCGAATACAAATTTAGGTTTTAATAAGAATCAAAAGATCGTACTCCCCATTCAAACAGCCGAAGCCAATAAAAACGCAGAAGTAATAAAAACAGATTTATTGACCAATTCACAAATTATTGCTGCCACGCATGCATCCAGCTATCCGGGTATAGAAAACATCAATGATATGCTTTTCTATGCAGAGGGAAAATCAATCCATGAAATTGTTGATATCAGCTTGTGCAATGCGGGCAACGACTATATTGAAACCTTGGATATAGAACTTTTGCACGGGCGTGGATTCTCAAAAGAGTTTACAAGTGATGATTCTGCTGCGGTCGTGTTGAATGAAGCCGCCATCAAACAGTTAGGGTATACGGAAGCCAACAGTGTAGGCAAAAATATCTATTTTGAATGGCAGGGTAAAAAATTTACCATGAACATCATTGGCGTAGTGAAGGATTACCACTTTCAAAGTTTGCACCAAGAAATAAAGCCAATGGCTTTGACAGTATCTCCTATTTTCGGTTCGCCACCTATGAGTTACCTTATTCTTGATACAAACACGACTGACTATGCTAACTTGATTGTGCTACTTGAGAAGACTTGGAAGAAGATAAATAGCGATTCCCCTTTCGCATACTCTTTCTTGGACGAGGACTTTCAAAAGAGCTATGAAAAAGAAGAACTTACGTTAACACTCATCCGCTACTTCACGCTGATTGCCATTGTCATTGCCTGCCTGGGACTTTTTGGATTGGCTAGCTTTACAGCCGAGCAACGCGTCAAAGAAATAGGCATTCGCAAAGTATTAGGTTCAAGCGTATCACAGATTGTGATGCTGTTGTCCAAAGATTTTTTGAAGTTGGTGGTTATCTCTTTCATTATAGCCTCGCCAATTGGGTATTATGTGATGATGCAATGGCTTCAAGGATTTGCCTATCATGTAAATGTAAGTTGGTGGATATTTGCCTTGGCTGGAACTTCAGCTTTGCTGATTGCGCTATTTACAATTGGGTTTCAGTCAGTAAGGGCCGCTTTCGCTAACCCCGTAAACAGTTTAAAATCAGAATAA
- a CDS encoding PadR family transcriptional regulator, with protein MIETRLGEFEEVILLLSGILGEEAYAFKIAEEFESQTGRSVSIGAVHSTLTRLEEKGFLKSEMGKSTAERGGRRKRIYTITAYGKKTLAAAKEFKQALWDQFPGFAIRMDGIIGFTG; from the coding sequence ATGATCGAAACAAGACTTGGCGAATTCGAAGAAGTGATATTATTATTATCTGGAATTCTAGGCGAAGAGGCTTATGCCTTCAAAATTGCCGAAGAATTTGAATCGCAAACTGGCCGCTCGGTGTCCATTGGTGCGGTGCACTCTACCCTTACCCGATTGGAAGAAAAGGGTTTTTTAAAGTCGGAAATGGGGAAATCCACAGCTGAACGAGGAGGTAGGCGCAAACGGATTTACACGATTACGGCTTATGGGAAAAAAACCCTTGCTGCAGCGAAGGAGTTTAAGCAGGCACTGTGGGATCAGTTTCCGGGCTTCGCGATTAGGATGGATGGGATTATTGGATTTACCGGATAG
- a CDS encoding biotin-dependent carboxyltransferase family protein: protein MSLEIIKKGILDTLQDGGRFGYQHLGITTNGPMDQFSSQLANALVGNELSEGVMEICFPAAHLRFLSAAIVAITGADFEATIHGQRIPLNTPVAVSSGTELRFKKNRCGRFGYLAVRNGFQIEKWLGSASTNLKAKVGGLGRALVKGDRLDFKQEFVVDETSIFPWSFPLQKNDSVIRCVEGNEFDWLTKSSQQQFYKQSFAISSTSDRMAYRLEGAALKQATKKELLSTVAHFGTIQLLPNGQLVCLMADHQTTGGYPRIAQVMAADLPTLAQQRPNDAISFQPVSLEDAEDLLLAQHTLLKQIQYSCRFKFRET, encoded by the coding sequence ATGAGTTTGGAAATTATAAAAAAAGGAATCTTGGACACGCTGCAAGATGGCGGACGATTCGGCTATCAACATCTGGGCATTACTACCAACGGCCCGATGGATCAATTTTCTTCTCAATTGGCAAATGCATTGGTAGGAAATGAATTGAGTGAAGGAGTTATGGAAATATGCTTTCCTGCTGCTCACCTTCGATTTCTTTCAGCAGCTATTGTCGCAATTACGGGTGCTGATTTTGAGGCAACGATCCATGGCCAGCGAATTCCTTTGAATACACCCGTTGCCGTTTCATCCGGTACGGAGTTGCGTTTCAAAAAAAATAGATGCGGTCGGTTTGGTTACTTGGCGGTGCGCAATGGTTTTCAAATCGAAAAGTGGTTGGGCAGCGCCAGTACAAATCTAAAAGCAAAAGTTGGAGGGTTGGGTAGGGCGCTTGTCAAAGGCGACCGATTGGATTTTAAGCAAGAGTTTGTGGTTGACGAAACCAGCATTTTTCCGTGGAGCTTTCCTTTGCAAAAGAATGATTCGGTTATTCGTTGCGTAGAAGGAAATGAGTTCGATTGGCTCACCAAATCATCGCAGCAACAATTTTATAAACAATCGTTCGCAATTTCCTCCACCAGCGACCGTATGGCTTACCGCTTAGAAGGCGCGGCCCTTAAGCAAGCAACTAAAAAAGAATTGTTATCGACCGTTGCTCATTTTGGCACGATCCAACTTTTGCCCAACGGCCAATTGGTTTGCTTGATGGCCGACCATCAGACCACGGGCGGCTACCCGCGCATCGCGCAAGTGATGGCTGCTGACTTGCCTACGTTGGCACAACAAAGGCCAAACGATGCCATTTCATTTCAACCGGTGAGTTTAGAAGATGCCGAAGATTTATTATTAGCACAACATACACTGCTGAAACAGATTCAGTATTCGTGCCGATTTAAATTTCGGGAGACTTAA
- a CDS encoding GxxExxY protein: MDDITKDELTYKIIGCAMKVHSALGNGFQEVIYQRCLAIELEKQKLLFARELEMPIYYEDVEVGTRRADFIVENKVMVELKAVIKLEDVHLAQGLNYLQAYKIDKGLLINFGSTSLEVKRLFRKQNPRSG; this comes from the coding sequence ATGGACGACATTACAAAAGATGAACTTACCTATAAGATCATTGGATGTGCTATGAAAGTTCACAGTGCACTTGGTAATGGATTTCAAGAAGTCATTTACCAACGATGCTTGGCAATAGAGCTGGAGAAACAAAAGCTTTTGTTTGCCCGAGAACTAGAGATGCCTATTTACTATGAAGATGTTGAGGTAGGAACAAGACGCGCTGATTTCATAGTGGAAAATAAGGTAATGGTGGAGTTAAAAGCTGTTATCAAATTAGAAGATGTTCACCTTGCCCAAGGGTTGAATTATTTGCAAGCTTATAAAATTGACAAAGGCCTATTGATCAATTTTGGATCAACAAGTTTGGAGGTAAAACGATTATTCCGAAAACAAAATCCAAGATCAGGATGA
- a CDS encoding helix-turn-helix transcriptional regulator — protein sequence MKKYYLGEFEEIVLLTIGILNKEAYGVSIKNEIEARLARDVSMGAMHTALIRLEDKGYIKSSNGEATEERAGRPRKYFEITALGKKAIAYSKSTRDELWNAIPKVVLEVRSLMVGS from the coding sequence ATGAAAAAATATTATCTGGGTGAATTTGAAGAAATCGTTTTGCTTACCATCGGCATCTTAAACAAAGAAGCTTACGGTGTATCCATCAAAAACGAAATTGAAGCACGGTTGGCGCGTGACGTGAGTATGGGCGCGATGCACACTGCTTTGATACGATTGGAAGACAAAGGTTATATCAAATCATCTAATGGCGAAGCAACTGAAGAGCGGGCAGGCCGACCGCGCAAGTATTTTGAGATAACAGCTCTTGGCAAAAAGGCAATCGCCTACTCTAAAAGCACACGGGACGAATTGTGGAATGCGATACCGAAAGTAGTGTTGGAGGTGAGATCATTGATGGTTGGTAGTTGA
- the pxpB gene encoding 5-oxoprolinase subunit PxpB, whose translation MIDSVNYSIYTTSEYSTTISFGDSMDEAINQKVQALFLQLKRNSLWLDVIPAYTTVTVLYDVSVIRKKHPSTATFVRTELEKALQQRENYQPEISRSLTIPVCYHPSFAPDLDRICHERKLERNDFIALHAQASYRVYMIGFLPGFPYMGNVHPSLVLPRLEKPRTNVMAGSVGIAGEQTGIYPLDSPGGWNIIGRTPVKIFDTLRQDPVFFRPGDLVSFLPISKEQFEDFDENEFLNSL comes from the coding sequence ATGATTGACAGCGTAAATTATTCTATTTACACCACCAGCGAATATTCCACCACTATTTCGTTTGGTGATTCCATGGACGAGGCCATTAATCAAAAAGTACAAGCGCTCTTTCTTCAACTAAAGCGAAACTCGCTCTGGCTAGATGTAATACCCGCCTACACTACTGTTACTGTTTTGTATGATGTTTCGGTTATTCGGAAAAAGCATCCATCGACAGCAACATTTGTTAGAACTGAGTTGGAAAAAGCTCTTCAGCAAAGAGAAAATTATCAACCGGAAATTTCTCGGTCTCTTACCATTCCCGTTTGCTATCATCCATCTTTCGCACCTGACCTTGACCGAATCTGTCATGAAAGGAAACTCGAAAGGAATGATTTTATCGCACTTCATGCACAAGCATCGTATCGGGTATATATGATTGGCTTTCTTCCTGGGTTTCCCTACATGGGCAACGTTCATCCAAGCCTGGTGTTGCCACGTTTGGAGAAACCGAGAACAAACGTTATGGCTGGAAGCGTGGGCATTGCCGGTGAGCAAACGGGAATTTATCCGCTCGACTCTCCAGGAGGATGGAATATCATTGGCAGAACACCCGTAAAAATATTTGATACGTTAAGGCAAGACCCAGTCTTTTTTCGACCGGGTGATCTTGTTTCGTTCCTGCCTATTTCGAAAGAGCAATTTGAAGACTTTGATGAAAATGAATTTTTGAATTCGCTATGA
- a CDS encoding ABC transporter permease, translating into MFQSYFKIGWRNLIRNKGYSLINISGLALGMTVAILIGLWVYDELSYNKHQKNYDTVATVLQNNTEDGKTETFSSQSYQLGPELRESYGSYFKYVVMSSFASSSILAKEEKVITITGCFMEEYGPELLSLDMIKGTSSGLKDPSSLLLSASTASIFFGADDPIGKVLKLDNSVDLKVIGVYQDIPDNSSFRGELAFIAPLQVLVNRGGRSFGWGNNWLQVFVQLAENVDIQQASVAIKNAKMKNVEEDDKRFKPELFLHPLSKWHLYSDFKDGVNIGGLIELVWLFGLIGVFVVLLACINFMNLSTARSLKRSKEVGVRKVIGSGRVQLIRQFFIESLLVVTLAFVCAILLVHLFLPWFNQIASKNIRTDWLNPSLWVALSAFAVLITLLAGSYPSFYLSAFSPIKVLKGTFRVGKYAALPRKALVIVQFSVSIILAIGTAVVYQQIQFAKDRPIGYELNGLVTVPMQTQEVKKNYNALRNELLTSGAIAEVSTSETTITNLWWSDWGYEWKGKDPSSPGHIYRGAIDYEFGKTIGWKIKEGRDFSRDFPSDSSAFILNEAAVKYMGLEHPIGETIRFYGRNYTVIGVVKDMVTQSLYESNKQTVFVLDRSDRASFINVKINPEAGASKAIEELNRLFVKHNPNTPFEYKFADDEFAEKFSFEARVGKLVSIFALIAIFISCLGLFGLASFMAEQRIKEISIRKVLGASVSGLWQMLSKDFVILAAMSCLLAAPIGYYLMNSWLQLYEYHTTISGWLLLLIGIGVLVITLITVSFQAVRAALTNPVNNLKTE; encoded by the coding sequence ATGTTTCAAAGTTATTTTAAAATTGGGTGGAGAAACCTAATCCGCAACAAAGGGTATTCTTTAATCAACATTAGCGGGTTGGCGCTGGGTATGACTGTAGCCATACTGATTGGGTTGTGGGTGTATGATGAGTTATCCTACAACAAACACCAGAAAAACTATGATACCGTGGCAACCGTACTTCAGAATAACACAGAGGATGGTAAAACGGAAACCTTTTCATCTCAGTCTTATCAGCTCGGCCCAGAGCTTCGTGAGAGCTATGGAAGCTATTTCAAGTATGTGGTGATGTCTTCTTTTGCAAGCAGTTCTATTCTGGCGAAGGAAGAAAAAGTAATAACAATAACAGGTTGTTTCATGGAAGAGTACGGACCAGAATTGTTATCGCTAGATATGATAAAGGGAACAAGCTCTGGATTGAAAGACCCAAGCTCACTTCTTCTTTCCGCCTCCACGGCAAGTATCTTTTTTGGTGCAGATGACCCGATCGGAAAAGTATTGAAACTTGATAATAGTGTTGATCTTAAAGTGATTGGTGTGTATCAGGATATTCCCGATAACTCATCATTTAGAGGAGAACTCGCATTTATTGCTCCACTTCAAGTGCTTGTTAATAGAGGTGGTCGAAGTTTTGGCTGGGGCAATAACTGGCTTCAAGTGTTTGTTCAGTTGGCTGAAAATGTGGACATACAGCAAGCATCGGTTGCCATTAAGAATGCCAAAATGAAAAACGTAGAGGAGGATGATAAACGTTTCAAACCTGAACTTTTTCTACACCCTCTATCGAAATGGCATTTGTATTCCGACTTTAAAGACGGAGTAAATATAGGAGGTCTTATTGAGCTTGTTTGGTTATTCGGCTTGATAGGTGTTTTTGTGGTCTTGCTCGCTTGTATCAACTTTATGAATCTGAGCACGGCACGTTCGTTGAAGCGTAGCAAAGAAGTTGGCGTTCGCAAAGTAATCGGGTCTGGTCGTGTTCAACTCATCCGCCAATTCTTTATTGAGTCATTGCTGGTGGTAACTTTGGCTTTTGTTTGCGCCATTTTATTGGTTCATCTTTTCTTGCCTTGGTTCAACCAAATCGCAAGCAAGAACATCCGGACTGATTGGCTAAACCCATCGTTGTGGGTAGCACTGTCTGCCTTCGCGGTGTTGATCACGCTCCTTGCTGGTAGCTATCCATCATTTTATTTGTCTGCGTTCAGTCCCATCAAAGTACTAAAGGGAACTTTCCGGGTAGGAAAATATGCAGCCCTTCCGCGCAAAGCGTTGGTAATAGTTCAATTCTCGGTCTCGATTATTCTAGCCATTGGCACTGCCGTAGTATATCAACAAATTCAATTTGCTAAAGACAGACCTATTGGCTATGAATTGAATGGACTGGTGACAGTACCCATGCAAACTCAGGAAGTAAAAAAGAATTACAATGCGTTGCGAAATGAACTGTTGACCAGCGGTGCGATTGCCGAAGTATCCACCTCTGAAACAACTATAACAAATCTGTGGTGGTCGGACTGGGGATATGAATGGAAAGGCAAAGACCCGAGTTCACCGGGTCATATCTACCGCGGTGCGATTGACTATGAATTTGGGAAGACCATCGGCTGGAAAATAAAAGAAGGCCGGGATTTTTCCAGAGACTTCCCTTCCGACTCTTCTGCTTTTATACTCAACGAAGCGGCTGTAAAGTATATGGGTTTAGAACATCCGATTGGAGAGACCATTCGCTTTTACGGCAGAAACTATACCGTGATCGGTGTAGTAAAGGATATGGTTACGCAATCGCTTTACGAATCAAATAAGCAAACAGTCTTCGTGTTGGATCGATCTGATCGGGCAAGCTTCATTAATGTTAAGATCAATCCGGAAGCCGGAGCAAGTAAGGCTATAGAAGAATTGAATCGCCTTTTTGTAAAGCATAATCCGAACACGCCCTTCGAATATAAGTTTGCAGATGATGAATTCGCAGAAAAGTTTTCCTTTGAAGCACGAGTCGGAAAATTGGTAAGCATTTTCGCATTAATCGCCATTTTTATTAGCTGTTTGGGCTTGTTTGGCCTCGCTTCATTCATGGCAGAACAACGCATCAAAGAGATTAGCATCCGCAAAGTATTGGGAGCTTCCGTGTCAGGTCTTTGGCAAATGCTTTCCAAGGACTTTGTTATCCTCGCAGCAATGTCATGCCTACTGGCAGCTCCCATCGGTTATTATTTAATGAACAGCTGGTTACAACTATACGAATACCATACTACTATTTCTGGATGGCTTTTGTTGCTAATTGGCATTGGTGTTTTGGTGATCACATTAATAACGGTGAGTTTTCAGGCAGTGAGAGCAGCATTGACGAACCCGGTGAATAATTTGAAAACGGAGTGA
- a CDS encoding ABC transporter permease produces MFQSYFKIGWRNLLKNKGLSFINIIGLVLGMTCCLFIFLWVEDERAVDNFHTQGNTLYNIYQIASPDGEANGSYNTPVELIIQGSDRNSIASITAQDLNQMVPEVKKICSYATGYELPWGHPETFQVGEKIQKFSGSRAGKDFFALFSYPLIAGDAEASLQDISSISISRKMAEFFFQTPQDAINKTLRYENKIDFVINAVFENVSPHSSLTFDFLINWDSQLKQLEWASPVLLTTLQLDENANIEEVETKLNRFLQSRLDMNKNPTKMRIGLQSYRDKYLYSTFVNGKPEAGRMVYVRIFTGVAIFILIIACINFMNLATARSVKRAKEVGVRKVVGSTRFNLIGQFLGESILLSFIALGVSILLMQLLLTSFNALTGKQIASPIVQPSFWVALFSLLLVTGIVAGCYPALYLSSLKPVKILKGTLRFTNPSIWFRKGLVCFQFVLSIVLLIATLVVSNQMRFTQSKNLGYDRDNLLYIQLEGELSLSQKYALFKERAMKMPGIAMVDRSSEAPHAMKFVVDDNDGLSETDFGNDAIHWEGKEKNVSVGFKPASVGFDFIKIMNLKVAEGRDFSKSFATDSADAFMVNEEAVRQMGIKDPIGKWVSAWNKRGHIIGILKDYHTNTLHEPIKPVIIDVKEYEYFGVIIVRIEPGKTKEALASLQTVCKEINPNYPFAFQFLDQEYNKLYRTEQVITKLTSIFAILGIAISCLGLLGLVMLTVEQRTKEISIRKVLGASISKIISMLSKELLALVFISFLIAAPIAGYFMNQWLQGFAYRIELAWWIFAVAGMSTAAIALITISIHAVKAAVANPVKSLKSE; encoded by the coding sequence ATGTTTCAAAGTTATTTTAAGATTGGGTGGAGGAATTTACTAAAGAACAAAGGGCTTTCTTTCATCAACATAATAGGACTTGTCTTAGGTATGACTTGTTGTTTGTTTATTTTTCTTTGGGTGGAAGATGAACGGGCGGTGGATAATTTTCACACACAGGGAAATACTTTGTACAATATTTATCAAATAGCTTCACCTGACGGAGAAGCCAATGGAAGTTATAATACACCTGTTGAATTGATTATTCAAGGTAGTGATCGAAACAGTATAGCGAGCATCACTGCTCAAGATTTGAATCAAATGGTACCGGAGGTAAAGAAAATATGCTCGTATGCTACTGGCTACGAGCTTCCCTGGGGGCATCCAGAAACATTTCAAGTTGGCGAAAAAATCCAAAAGTTTAGTGGCTCGCGTGCGGGAAAGGATTTCTTTGCCTTGTTCAGCTACCCACTTATTGCCGGAGATGCGGAGGCTTCACTGCAAGACATCAGTAGCATTTCTATCTCGCGCAAAATGGCTGAATTCTTTTTTCAAACACCGCAGGATGCGATTAATAAAACACTGCGATATGAAAATAAGATTGATTTTGTTATCAATGCTGTATTTGAAAATGTTTCTCCCCATAGCTCTTTAACCTTTGATTTCCTTATCAACTGGGATTCTCAGTTGAAACAGTTGGAGTGGGCCTCGCCTGTTCTGCTCACCACCTTGCAACTAGATGAGAATGCGAACATTGAGGAGGTGGAGACAAAACTCAACCGCTTTCTGCAATCGCGTTTGGACATGAATAAAAATCCTACAAAAATGAGGATAGGCCTACAGTCTTATCGAGATAAGTATTTGTACTCAACCTTTGTGAACGGAAAACCTGAAGCAGGTCGTATGGTGTATGTTCGGATATTTACAGGCGTAGCCATTTTTATATTGATCATTGCCTGCATTAATTTCATGAATCTTGCGACAGCGCGATCGGTGAAGCGTGCAAAAGAAGTGGGCGTGCGCAAGGTGGTTGGCTCTACTCGGTTCAATTTGATCGGTCAGTTTTTAGGCGAATCAATCTTGCTTTCCTTCATTGCCCTTGGCGTGTCCATCTTGCTGATGCAACTTCTTCTTACTTCTTTCAATGCCCTTACGGGGAAACAGATTGCTTCTCCCATAGTCCAGCCATCGTTCTGGGTTGCATTATTTAGTCTCTTGCTCGTTACGGGTATAGTGGCAGGATGCTATCCTGCTCTTTATCTTTCTTCTTTAAAGCCGGTGAAGATATTGAAAGGAACGTTGCGGTTTACCAATCCATCGATCTGGTTCAGAAAAGGCTTGGTTTGTTTTCAATTTGTACTTTCCATCGTATTGTTAATAGCAACGTTAGTTGTTTCCAATCAAATGCGATTTACGCAAAGCAAAAACTTGGGATACGACCGTGATAATCTACTCTATATTCAACTTGAAGGTGAGCTTAGCCTTAGTCAGAAATATGCATTGTTTAAGGAACGAGCTATGAAAATGCCAGGAATTGCAATGGTGGATCGCAGCAGCGAAGCTCCTCATGCTATGAAATTTGTGGTAGATGATAACGATGGCTTAAGTGAAACAGACTTCGGTAACGATGCCATCCATTGGGAAGGCAAGGAGAAAAATGTATCCGTTGGTTTCAAACCTGCTTCAGTTGGTTTTGACTTTATCAAAATTATGAATTTGAAAGTAGCCGAGGGGCGCGATTTCTCAAAATCATTTGCCACTGATTCGGCCGATGCATTCATGGTAAACGAAGAAGCAGTGAGGCAAATGGGAATAAAAGACCCGATCGGAAAATGGGTGTCTGCATGGAACAAGAGGGGGCATATCATTGGTATTTTGAAAGACTACCACACCAATACATTACACGAGCCCATCAAGCCAGTAATTATTGATGTAAAAGAGTATGAATATTTTGGTGTAATAATTGTGCGCATAGAGCCAGGTAAAACAAAAGAAGCACTCGCCAGTTTACAAACTGTTTGTAAAGAGATCAATCCCAACTATCCGTTTGCCTTTCAATTCCTGGACCAAGAGTACAACAAACTTTATCGTACCGAGCAAGTAATCACAAAACTCACTAGCATCTTTGCCATATTGGGCATTGCTATTTCTTGCCTCGGCTTACTCGGTCTTGTAATGTTAACGGTTGAGCAGCGCACGAAGGAAATCAGTATACGAAAAGTACTAGGTGCTTCCATATCCAAAATCATCAGTATGTTGTCAAAAGAATTACTTGCTCTTGTTTTCATTTCATTTTTAATAGCCGCACCTATTGCAGGCTATTTTATGAACCAATGGCTACAAGGCTTTGCGTATAGAATTGAATTGGCGTGGTGGATATTTGCAGTGGCAGGTATGTCAACTGCAGCTATTGCGTTGATAACTATTTCCATTCATGCTGTAAAAGCGGCAGTTGCTAACCCAGTAAAAAGTTTGAAATCGGAATAA